tatgaaaggctatgtagtagtctaaaatagttggaaaaggcgttaattgagaaaaattagatcaattgaggggttaattgagtagggactaaattgtaaaaactataaagtttggggtaaaagtgtaatttcgaaaatttaagggcataaattgtgaaatgaattagaatagaattatatgctgatgaatgaataaatttgtattttagatcgagaacccgaagcaagccgaggaaaagaaaaagtagttaattagtccctgaacttttacaaattcagcaaatcgacccaggtaagttcatatggctgaaatttaatgattaaatgttaatttcatgaattacaTAATGTATGATAAAATGTATTTAGTGTTGAAAagagagtaaaataaaaatgcgaaaatcaaataaatgatcaaattaagcggaacgccggatttgagtacttctgatcaagagataaagtgataagtggtagctttagctacacttatctgatcaagtgaaaaagtgataagtgctacacttatctgatcaagagacaaagtgataagtggtagctttagctacacttatctgatcaagtgaaaaagtgataagtgttatacttatctgatcaagtgaaaagtgataagtgctatacttatctgatcaagtgacaaagtgataagtggtagtttagctacacttatctgatcagggacaaatgataagtgatcatacgtaagaccatagttatactatggcaaagtgaaNNNNNNNNNNNNNNNNNNNNNNNNNNNNNNNNNNNNNNNNNNNNNNNNNNNNNNNNNNNNNNNNNNNNNNNNNNNNNNNNNNNNNNNNNNNNNNNNNNNNNNNNNNNNNNNNNNNNNNNNNNNNNNNNNNNNNNNNNNNNNNNNNNNNNNNNNNNNNNNNNNNNNNNNNNNNNNNNNNNNNNNNNNNNNNNNNNNNNNNNNNNNNNNNNNNNNNNNNNNNNNNNNNNNNNNNNNNNNNNNNNNNNNNNNNNNNNNNNNNNNNNNNNNNNNNNNNNNNNNNNNNNNNNNNNNNNNNNNNNNNNNNNNNNNNNNNNNNNNNNNNNNNNNNNNNNNNNNNNNNNNNNNNNNNNNNNNNNNNNNNNNNNNNNNNNNNNNNNNNNNNNNNNNNNNNNNNNNNNNNNNNNNNNNNNNNNNNNNNNNNNNNNNNNNNNNNNNNNNNNNNNNNNNNNNNNNNNNNNNNNNNNNNNNNNNNNNNNNNNNNNNNNNNNNNNNNNNNNNNNCGACATGGCGAGTCGAGCATgagcgttacttgacttaacttaaaagttcggggcataaaaatttactttcaaatttaatttcatcattcataataaagctgtcctcctgtacagcagtcactaaaataattataattcaagctacaaaactcgaaatttagatccgtaaattttccataaaactagactcatatatctattcatcataaatttttcagaattttttctttagccaattagtacagtttattagttgaagtctcccctgtttcactaatcgactatcctaaccactcatcactaaaatttaattatctcttattaaaggcttcatatggtgattaaacttatttctactgaaaatagactcattaaggagtctatacatataaattataactcaaaattccttctgtacaatttttaatgaatttctaaagtcagaacaggggacttcaaaaacattcttgccctgtttcactaaaattcaaatatctaaaagtatataattcttttgcttactccacttcttttatatgaaagtagactctttcagctttaatttcatatctcactcaacttctaattctatttccactatttttggtgatttttaaaagttacatcaatgctgctgtccaagaactgctccattgcaatttttaaaaaaaattcaatataacccctttataattgtctaaccttccctgcaaatttcaaatcacaaccaattccagtatttcatctacttcatttaaatactaatgaagttcaaccaatcaaccatttcaaactaaaaacatgtatatatttcgatatctaacgcaaccataacattcaaatttacttttcacttcaattccctatacatgccatataaatccaaaaagttgcttaacataaactaccggagtatatctggatagtgtgattcttgatgtagatccgatcctccgaatgtataaatacgttaatctacaaaaacaataaacacacacatgtaagcttatagaaaagcttagtaagttcataggcataaaacataaatcttaccaaacacttgtacacttatacaatatacaccattactaaatttacctgtcaaccacaatctttggtgagttccttggtataaactcactactacttattcttttaccataattcctttgggcccatttgtcacttaccatccttgatcaaaattaaggaacggttacggaaaattgagtacttcactttcactttgacatatgacctcttatcacttgtccttgatcagataagtgtagctaggctaccacttatcactttgccacttgatcagataagtgtagctgaagctaccacttatcactttatcacttgatcagataagtgtagccacttatcactttgtctcttgatcagataagtgtaaccacttatcactttgtttcttgatcagataagtgtaaccacttatcactttgtttcttgatcagataagtgtagccacttatcactttgtttcttgatcagaagtactcaaatccggtgttccacttaatttgatcatttattcgattttcacatttttattttattctcatttcaacaataaatacatttcatcatacattgtataattcatgaaattaacatttaatcattaaatttcagccatatgaacttacctggatcgatttgcagaatttgtaaaagttcagggactaatcggctactttttcttttcctcgacttgtttcaggttctcgatctaaaatgcaaatttattcattcatcagcatttaattcaattctaattcatttcacaatttatgccctttaattttcgaagttacacttttaccccaaactttacagtttttacaatttgatccctactcaattaacccctcaattgatctaatttttctcaattaacacctttttccaactattttagactactacatagcctttcatactcaaaaccgcaacaccaaaccttaattcccaactttttcacaattaggtccctaaaatcaatttctatcaaaattacttaataaaatcatcatataacaaaattaaagcttcaatttcatgtttattcatcataaaaatccaacactaatcaatggtaactttcaaaatcagccatggaatcaaaaactaatgaaataattagttggacctaattgtaaaagtatcaaaatcacaaaaattagaagaaataatcaagaattaaacttacatgattcaaaaatatgaaaaaccagcttattccagacctcctatggcgtttttgctgataaattgtgaagagatctctagatttttcacttttgtctttgttttaaatgtttaatttgttaagtttccaattttgcccctgtttctccttacattctgctgatttttcttacccaaccgtccagcccatataatttgggtctaatagccttttaaatccctccactttagtcacttaagctatttaatcacaatttaacaaattttacactattcccaatttagtcctttttagttaattaactatccaaacgttaaaattttctaacgaaactttaataccaactcaatgacactctataaatatttctaaaaatatttatggctcggtttaaaatcttcgaggtctcgatacctcgtttttttattttaattattttaatatttattcctagtacactattcactatttcaaaaattttcctaacttcacatttaacttatacttactaaatttataatattttctactcgtttgtcagatttagtgatctcgaatcaccattccgacaccactaaaaattcaggctattacaacttCCCCCCcattttaggaaatttcgtccccgaaatttcgtaCCTGGAAATAAATTCGGATACTGAAATCTCATCAATTCCTccgtttcccaggttgcctcctcagatccatgtcgattccataacaccttaactagtggtacacgtttattcctcaactctttaacctcccgagctaaaattttcaccggttcctctgaataagtcatgtcaggttggagctctatttccgtatgaggaattacatgtgatggatctgatctataccgtctcaacatagacacatgaaacacattatgaatattttcaagttcccggggcaaagccaatctataagctaccggaccgattctttcaatgatttcatacggcccgataaatcgtgggctgagttttccctttctgccgaaccgcaaaactttcttccacggtgacactttcaaaaatacacgatcacccacactaaactctatatcccttctcttcaaatctgcatatgatttttgccgatcggaggcagcttttaaacaatctcgaataatacgaactttttcttcagtttcccgaatcaagtccactcccaccagtttcgattcacttaattcagtccaatataatggagttctacactttcttccatacagagcttcaaacggtgccattttaatactagtttgataactattattataagcaaattcggctaaaggtaaatacctttcccagctgccgccgaactcaagtatacaacaccttaacatatcttctaaaatctgaatcactcgctctgactgcccatctgtctggggataaaagctgtgctgaaatttaatttggtgcccagagcctcctgtaatttactccaaaatctcgaggtaaatctcggatctcgatccgaaataatagatatcggtaccccatgtaacctcactatctcagacacatataactccgctaacttttcaagctgataatctgttctgactggaataaaatgtgccgacttagttaaccgatcaacaatcacccatatcgaatctttcttcttcggagttactggtaatccagatacaaaatccatcgtgacatgttcccatttccactctggaatcataatgggctgtaacaaccctgtcggcacttgatgctcagctttcacctgttgacaaatcaaacatcttgctacatattcacagatttctcgtttcattccaggccaccaatacattttcttcaaatcacaatacatttttgtactccccgggtgaatagaacacatactactgtgagcctctgataaaatatcatttttcaagtctaaattatttggaacacatattctattacgataatataacataccattttcatcaatggagtattctaagcttaactcattttgaaccatctgtcgttttagcatcaattttgggtcttcatcttgtaattcccgaatccgttgaaagaacacaggtttagcttttaattccgctagtacagaaccatcctcattaatagataaatgagcactcaatgcccgtaatgcaaataatgatgatttccgactaagtgcatctgctacgacatttgctttccctgggtgatagtcaatgacaagatcataatctttcagcaactctaaccatcgtctctgtctcaaatttaactctttctgagtcattaaatacttcaagcttttatgatcagtatacacataacatttctcaccatataagtagtgtctccatatcttcaaagcaaacacgatcgctgccaattccaaatcatgtgtaggataattcttctcgtgcggtttcagttgtcgggaagcatatgccaccacttttcctgactgcataagtacacaacccaaaccactcagagacgcatcactatatactacaaacggtacgcccgattctggttgagtcaacactggagcctctgtcaacatctttttcaactgatcgaaactctgctgacattcgtctgaccatataaattcaacattcttttgtagtaatcgagtcaacggtaaggtaatcattgagaaatctttgacaaatcggcgataataacctgccaatcctagaaagctctgtacttcagtaacattctttggaactttccaatttaccactgccgctatcttacttggatccactcttattccatcagctgatacaatatgacccaaaaacgcaacttcctgaagccaaaattcacatttgctgaatttcgcatataactgtttctcccgcaaagtctgtaatacaatccttagatgttgtgcatgttcggactctatctttgaataaatcaatatatcgtcaatgaacacaaccacaaatctatccaaatatgactgaaaaattctattcatcaaatccataaaagcagcaggagcattggttaaaccaaatggcatcaccaaaaattcataatgaccatatcgagttcggaaggcagttttcggcacatcacactctt
The genomic region above belongs to Gossypium hirsutum isolate 1008001.06 chromosome D05, Gossypium_hirsutum_v2.1, whole genome shotgun sequence and contains:
- the LOC121217728 gene encoding uncharacterized protein, translating into MAPFEALYGRKCRTPLYWTELSESKLVGVDLIRETEEKVRIIRDCLKAASDRQKSYADLKRRDIEFSVGDRVFLKVSPWKKVLRFGRKGKLSPRFIGPYEIIERIGPVAYRLALPRELENIHNVFHVSMLRRYRSDPSHVIPHTEIELQPDMTYSEEPVKILAREVKELRNKRVPLVKVLWNRHGSEEATWETEELMRFQYPNLFPDREPETSRGKEKVAD